The following are encoded in a window of Naumovozyma castellii chromosome 8, complete genome genomic DNA:
- the JHD2 gene encoding histone demethylase (ancestral locus Anc_7.505) has product MTNTAGKMTDLPLIPTLYPTEEQFQDPLSYLSQQDVLLAGTQFGMIKLVPPKSFNPPLAIDKDNFNFNVRLQRLNQLNLLNRCRQSFIVQLTNFNIMMFDDNHDGSKGIREPMINVLSIGRKSSTIPIFLYDLFIKILEQLVSYDSTRLITDSQDLLKLKILWKDLTDSYKYQGHVATEDLKGIFENYLSHYFEEYTKLLNMVPHSPKSVFSNDLLYKEQYPHSLLNDDTTDDEDDDDDYEECPYCQAIILQGAIDFLTSIFKCECCKRFFHQSCVQKAKYTMFKKKTSTNRWICNNCILGNGFYGFQMGSKQYILQNFINECEEDTSKSIDQLEKEFWEKVNDNSISNNPSSLIMYGADIHNSEQISGFPLSNHALEKGSSKYVSHPMNLVNLPNALGSLLPLLSNKTISGMTIPWIYVGSTFSTFCWHMEDQYTLSANYQHEGASKIWYSIPASSCEPFQKLLHSMTPDLFIKQQDLIHQLVSLVSPYDLPKSINCYKAIQNPNEYIITFPKCFHSGFNTGYNLNEAVNFTTPFWLPFGVEAVDDYKLTQRKCAFDVNELLLNLIKYMNKKGGNKQDISHVLITSCITYLRSLVFREKSLLKELRVSLPENWFTPLIKMENELVDGYEDENEDEEYIYCSHCKAICSFAFVLRFEKDKTPNRKRRRLGKMAIKQWNELSDNELDSRRILCLEDYKLQWGKTEGEEEDGNRQIDEIYVIRDLDRILKDLDSAMK; this is encoded by the coding sequence ATGACAAATACTGCTGGAAAGATGACCGATTTGCCCTTAATCCCCACGTTGTACCCCACAGAGGAACAATTTCAAGACCCTTTAAGTTATCTGTCTCAACAGGATGTGCTCTTGGCGGGGACACAGTTTGGGATGATTAAATTAGTCCCCCCTAAATCTTTTAATCCACCTCTGGCTATTGATAAGGATAACTTTAACTTTAATGTAAGGTTACAAAGATTAAAccaattgaatttattaaatagaTGCAGACAATCATTCATTGTTCAATTGACAAATTTTAACATTATGATGTTTGATGACAATCACGATGGTTCAAAAGGAATTAGAGAACCTATGATTAATGTCTTGTCCATTGGTAGAAAATCGTCAACTATTCCCATTTTCCTTTATGatcttttcattaagaTATTGGAACAACTAGTTTCTTATGACTCAACACGTCTTATCACTGATTCACAAGacttattgaaattgaaaatattatggAAAGATTTAACAGATTCATACAAATACCAGGGCCATGTGGCAACTGAGGATTTAAAGggaatatttgaaaattatttatcccattattttgaagaatatactAAATTACTAAATATGGTTCCTCATTCACCCAAGTCTGTATTCtcaaatgatttattgTATAAAGAACAGTATCCAcattctttattaaatgatgacACAACGGACgatgaagacgatgatgacgacTATGAGGAATGTCCATATTGCCAGGCTATCATACTGCAAGGTGCTATTGATTTTCTCACATCGATATTCAAATGTGAATGTTGTAAACGTTTCTTCCATCAATCATGTGTTCAAAAGGCCAAATACACCATgtttaaaaagaaaacgTCTACAAATAGATGGATTTGTAATAATTGTATCCTTGGTAATGGATTTTATGGATTCCAAATGGGATCCAAACAATATATCTTACAAAactttattaatgaatgtGAAGAGGACACCTCCAAAAGCATAGATCAAttagaaaaggaatttTGGGAGAAAGTGAATGATAATTCCATTTCGAATAATCCGTCATCCTTAATAATGTATGGAGCTGATATTCATAATTCAGAACAAATATCTGGATTCCCACTTTCAAATCATGCCCTTGAAAAGGGTAGTAGCAAGTACGTCAGCCACCCAATGAATTTGGTTAATTTACCTAATGCCCTTGGATCACTCTTACCCCTTCTCTCCAATAAAACCATCTCAGGAATGACAATACCTTGGATATATGTAGGATCTACATTTTCCACTTTTTGTTGGCACATGGAAGATCAATATACATTAAGTGCTAATTATCAACATGAAGGTGCCTCCAAGATATGGTATAGTATCCCAGCAAGTTCATGTGAACCATTTCAAAAGCTATTACACTCGATGACACCagatttatttataaaaCAACAAgatttaattcatcaattagTATCTTTAGTGTCTCCTTATGATTTGCCCAAATCTATTAATTGTTACAAGGCAATacaaaatccaaatgaGTACATTATTACCTTCCCAAAATGTTTCCATTCAGGGTTTAATACGGGTTATAATCTAAATGAAGCAGTAAATTTTACCACTCCATTTTGGTTACCATTTGGTGTCGAAGCGGTAGATGATTATAAATTGACCCAAAGAAAATGTGCTTTCGATGTAAAtgaattgttgttgaatcttattaaatatatGAATAAAAAGGGGGGGAATAAACAAGATATCTCCCACGTCTTAATAACGAGCTGCATAACTTACTTGAGATCATTAGTTTTCAGAgaaaaatctttattaaaagaattgagAGTTTCTCTTCCTGAAAATTGGTTCACACCTTTAAtcaaaatggaaaatgaacTGGTAGATGGTTACgaggatgaaaatgaagacgaagaatatatatactGTTCACATTGTAAAGCAATATGTTCTTTTGCATTTGTCTTAcgttttgaaaaagataaaaCCCCCAATCGTAAAAGGAGAAGATTAGGGAAAATGGCAATTAAGCAATGGAACGAACTCTCAGATAATGAATTGGATTCGCGTCGAATATTGTGTCTGGAGGACTATAAATTACAATGGGGGAAGACGgaaggtgaagaagaagatggaaaCAGacaaattgatgaaatatatGTAATAAGAGATCTTGATAGAATCCTTAAAGACTTAGATTCAGCTATGAAGTGA
- the IBA57 gene encoding Iba57p (ancestral locus Anc_7.508) — protein sequence MLLPSIYLRRLPHIAVVQTLLKSTPTQLTITSPYSTGSSNETQNEPSPVGVFKYAQVPNKSYIQIRGPDTPKFLNGLVTSKLLPHFIKKNLTTIETDKGKTTREDSNMEVPEFDMTKGNWGLYQENSSHGPYISRFAQYTALLNGKGKLITDCILYPYPILSNDENSMKYPSYLLELNASINGRIMDALENHKLTSKIKFENLSPKSVKTWDVSIQFQNIPQNAENPWIDNIITPTTMMKTPNDAIAFTHSVISTLFKGNEESIKAMYVERRTDDILQLDGSAPQLFRIITSHTVEDISKLFNTEAFPFQFSIEKVGISSFRHFRMQNGFIESTDDVSPETMLPLELNFDYLPNTVSANKGCYVGQELTARTFSTGILRKRLIPVKLTNVEALKKLPVTENGTGYIEVQMKGGSESAGSEDKTMAPNPFGTTPNTKKPRRRRPAGSLIAHEGEDGVVMMRTEHFASIFNPDGKDVGQFYIPIERDGVEEELVGVIPQRPYWLTQWKKDNL from the coding sequence ATGTTATTACCTAGCATATACCTGAGGAGACTCCCTCATATTGCGGTCGTACAAACATTGTTGAAGTCAACGCCGACCCAGTTGACAATTACCTCGCCCTACTCCACTGGCTCATCGAATGAAACTCAAAATGAACCATCACCGGTAGGGGTTTTTAAATATGCTCAGGTACCCAACAAATCATACATTCAAATAAGAGGACCCGATACAccaaaatttttgaatggATTAGTTACATCTAAATTACTGCCTCATTtcatcaagaagaatttaacTACCATTGAAACTGATAAAGGTAAAACAACTAGAGAAGACTCCAATATGGAAGTACCCGAATTTGATATGACCAAGGGAAATTGGGGGCTATACCAGGAGAACAGTTCTCATGGCCCTTACATTTCCAGATTTGCACAATACACTGCATTGTTGAATGGAAAAGGGAAACTTATAACTGATTGCATTTTATACCCATATCCTATACTAAGTAATGATGAAAACTCTATGAAGTATCCAAGTTATTTATTAGAACTAAATGCATCCATTAATGGACGTATTATGGACGCCCTAGAGAATCATAAGTTGACGAGTAAGATCAAGTTTGAAAACTTATCACCCAAGAGTGTCAAGACTTGGGATGTTTCCATTCAGTTCCAAAATATCCCTCAGAACGCTGAAAATCCATGGATTGACAATATAATAACTCCAACGACAATGATGAAGACACCAAATGATGCAATTGCATTTACACATAGTGTCATATCTACATTATTCAAGGGAAATGAAGAGTCAATTAAAGCTATGTATGTAGAAAGGAGAACTGATGACATATTACAATTAGATGGATCTGCACCACAGTTATTTAGAATTATTACATCACATACAGTAGAAGATATCTCCAAGCTTTTCAATACTGAGGCCTTCCCATTCCAattttccattgaaaaGGTCGGAATAAGTTCTTTCAGACACTTTCGAATGCAAAATGGGTTCATTGAATCCACTGACGATGTCAGCCCAGAGACTATGTTACCGTTAGAATTAAATTTCGACTACTTACCCAATACTGTAAGTGCTAATAAAGGTTGTTATGTAGGCCAAGAATTAACTGCAAGAACTTTTTCTACAGGGATTCTTAGAAAGAGATTAATTCCTGTTAAATTGACAAATGTCGAGGCTCTCAAGAAATTACCAGTTACTGAGAATGGAACAGGGTACATTGAAGTGCAAATGAAGGGAGGAAGTGAGAGCGCTGGGTCAGAAGATAAGACAATGGCTCCAAACCCATTTGGGACGACTCCAAATACGAAGAAACCCAGAAGAAGGAGGCCAGCAGGGTCTTTAATTGCGCATGAAGGTGAGGATGGTGTAGTAATGATGAGAACAGAACATTTCGCATCGATATTTAATCCAGATGGGAAAGATGTGGGTCAGTTCTACATTCCTATCGAAAGAGATGGCGTGGAAGAGGAACTAGTGGGTGTTATTCCACAAAGACCATATTGGTTGACTCAATGGAAAAAGGACAATCTATAA
- the ATP2 gene encoding F1F0 ATP synthase subunit beta (ancestral locus Anc_7.507) — translation MVVSKLYTAAATSSKTLLKRSMATSAAATPVAVGKVRAVIGAIVDVQFEQSNLPAILNALVIKTPTGGDLVLEVAQHLGENTVRTIAMDGTEGLVRGEKVTDTGAPITVPVGRETLGRIINVVGEPIDERGPINAKLRNPIHADAPTFAEQSTAAEVLETGIKVVDLLAPYARGGKIGLFGGAGVGKTVFIQELINNIAKAHGGFSVFTGVGERTREGNDLYREMKETGVINLEGESKVALVFGQMNEPPGARARVALTGLTIAEYFRDVEGQDVLLFIDNIFRFTQAGSEVSALLGRIPSAVGYQPTLATDMGLLQERITTTKKGSVTSVQAVYVPADDLTDPAPATTFSHLDATTVLSRGISELGIYPAVDPLDSRSRLLDAAVVGQEHYDVATRVQETLQTYKSLQDIIAILGMDELSEQDKLTVERARKIQRFLSQPFAVAEVFTGIPGKLVRLKETVASFKAVLDGKYDDLPEHAFYMVGGIEDVVAKAEKLAAETS, via the coding sequence ATGGTAGTATCAAAACTGTACACGGCCGCAGCCACTTCTTCGAAAACTCTACTAAAGAGATCCATGGCAACTTCTGCCGCTGCTACCCCCGTAGCTGTCGGTAAGGTTAGAGCTGTCATTGGTGCCATTGTCGACGTCCAATTCGAACAATCAAACTTGCCCGCCATCTTGAACGCCCTAGTCATTAAGACTCCAACGGGTGGTGATTTGGTTCTGGAAGTTGCTCAACATTTGGGTGAAAACACCGTCAGAACTATCGCTATGGATGGTACCGAGGGTTTGGTTCGTGGTGAGAAGGTCACCGATACAGGTGCCCCTATCACTGTCCCCGTCGGTAGAGAAACTTTGGGAAGAATCATTAATGTCGTTGGGGAACCTATTGATGAAAGAGGTCCTATCAATGCCAAATTGAGAAACCCAATTCATGCTGACGCTCCAACTTTTGCTGAACAATCCACAGCCGCTGAAGTCCTGGAAACTGGTATTAAGGTTGTCGATTTATTGGCTCCTTATGCTAGAGGGGGGAAAATTGGTCTTTTCGGTGGTGCCGGTGTCGGTAAGACTGTGtttattcaagaattgattaataaCATTGCTAAGGCTCATGGTGGGTTCTCCGTGTTCACTGGTGTCGGTGAAAGAACCAGAGAGGGGAACGATTTGTATCGTGAAATGAAGGAAACTGGTGTCATTAATTTGGAAGGTGAATCTAAAGTCGCATTGGTCTTTGGTCAAATGAATGAACCTCCAGGAGCAAGAGCAAGAGTCGCCTTAACTGGGTTGACTATTGCTGAATATTTTAGAGATGTGGAAGGTCAAGATGTCTTgttatttattgataaCATTTTCAGATTTACTCAAGCTGGTTCTGAAGTTTCTGCCCTATTGGGTCGTATTCCATCCGCTGTCGGTTATCAACCGACTTTAGCCACTGATATGGGGTTGTTACAAGAAAGAATTACAACTACCAAGAAGGGATCCGTCACTTCAGTGCAAGCCGTTTACGTGCCAGCTGATGATTTAACAGATCCTGCTCCTGCAACAACTTTCTCACATTTGGACGCTACTACTGTCTTATCAAGAGGTATTTCAGAATTGGGTATTTACCCAGCTGTGGATCCATTAGATTCAAGATCAAGATTGCTAGATGCTGCAGTCGTCGGTCAAGAACATTATGATGTCGCTACAAGAGTACAAGAAACGTTACAAACATATAAATCTTTGCAAGATATTATTGCCATTTTGGGTATGGATGAATTGTCTGAACAAGATAAATTGACCGTCGAAAGAGCAAGAAAGATTCAAAGATTCTTATCTCAACCTTTCGCTGTCGCTGAAGTCTTCACAGGTATCCCAGGTAAGTTGGTTAGATTGAAGGAAACTGTCGCATCCTTTAAAGCTGTGCTTGATGGTAAATACGATGATTTGCCAGAACATGCTTTCTATATGGTTGGTGGTATTGAAGATGTCGTAGCCAAGGCTGAAAAGTTAGCTGCTGAAACCAGTTAA
- the ILM1 gene encoding Ilm1p (ancestral locus Anc_7.504): MAGTLSSINILYLRIVFLLTIAFYCFKDINVLIDNTYVLILSQAMNLPVLTMSKYNGQLGLFAFLFASLALTDVVPILENNQKYLNSIVPFRLLMYFTVTSLSYIWESNLYLHNNMVFIYSFVEVWLNFIIYNSLREEKNEEFKLQNRYMNDGLIEEPQPFETIVEEVEEVEVPQSN; encoded by the coding sequence ATGGCTGGTACTCTATCGTCAATTAATATACTTTATCTTAGAATAGTCTTCTTATTGACTATTGCATTCTATTGCTTTAAAGATATCAATGTGCTTATTGATAATACATATGTGTTAATCCTATCCCAAGCGATGAATCTGCCCGTGCTAACCATGTCAAAATATAATGGTCAATTGGGACTGTTTGCATTCCTATTTGCATCATTGGCATTGACAGATGTTGTACccattttggaaaataatcaaaaatatCTGAATTCCATTGTTCCTTTCAGATTATTGATGTATTTCACTGTTACTTCATTATCCTATATTTGGGAAAGTAACTTGTATTTACATAACAACATGGtctttatttattcattcGTGGAAGTTTGGttgaatttcatcatttacAATTCATTAAGAGAGgagaaaaatgaagaattcaaattacaaaatagATATATGAATGATGGCTTAATTGAAGAACCACAACCTTTTGAAACCATTGTggaagaagttgaagaagttgaagtGCCTCAATCAAACTAA
- the RPN3 gene encoding proteasome regulatory particle lid subunit RPN3 (ancestral locus Anc_7.502), translated as MSADLMEIDSVGDSTDVSPTATVKYAEETLMEDIINVLREISKTTTTLDPRYVWKALKELNSIRKNHLKQETLSALVDILYPDNSAFKIPLLKLINNNRKTSVPHAAEIRSNYPAAFYQIIDNGSDSKFIEAAAELNSFVHLLVQLYLLDSKRLSDLTIFNEKIIIPNILAYYNQRSLDLINAKLWFYVVICDEALGNKSNPIIRSEMIKFLRTASLKHDNETRAMLITLILRNFLSGGEIESASDFVSKVEFPTSGISSPLEARYYFYLSKISAIQLNYSTANEYIIAAIRKAPHTTNSLGFLQQANKLHCVIQLLMGDIPELSFFHQKNLKDSLSPYYHLSKAVKLGDLKKFTQTITKYKTNFVNDGNYQLCVKLRSNVIKTGIRIISLTYKRISLKDICLKLRLDSEQTAEYMVSRAIRDGVIEATINHEQSYIETSELLNVYGTNEPQKMFDERIKFVYQLHDECVVAMRYPEDKKKNKNYQQEEFIDGELFDDLDEFSDIDDLGFL; from the coding sequence ATGAGTGCTGATCTTATGGAAATTGATTCTGTGGGAGACTCCACAGATGTTTCACCAACTGCCACCGTTAAATATGCCGAAGAAACTTTGATGGAAGATATAATTAATGTCCTAAGGGAGATATCCAAGACAACTACCACATTGGACCCACGTTACGTTTGGAAAGCATTAAAGGAATTGAATAGCATTAGGAAGAACCATTTAAAACAAGAGACTCTGTCTGCTTTGGTCGATATCCTATATCCGGATAATTCTGCCTTCAAGattccattattgaaattaattaataacaATCGCAAGACGAGCGTCCCCCATGCAGCTGAGATTAGATCAAACTATCCAGCTGCATTCTACCAGATTATTGACAACGGATCTGATTccaaattcattgaagcTGCCGCAGAATTGAATAGTTTTGTTCATCTACTGGTCCAACTTTACCTACTAGACTCGAAAAGATTAAGCGATCTGACtatatttaatgaaaagataaTCATTCCAAACATTCTTGCCTATTATAATCAGCGTTCCCTAGATTTAATAAATGCCAAGCTTTGGTTTTACGTGGTAATTTGTGATGAGGCATTAGGAAACAAGTCCAACCCAATTATTCGTTCTGAAAtgattaaatttttgaGAACTGCATCATTGAAGCATGACAATGAAACAAGAGCCATGTTAATAACGTtaattttaagaaatttccTTTCTGGTGGTGAAATCGAATCGGCATCTGATTTCGTTAGTAAAGTGGAATTCCCCACATCAGGTATCTCAAGTCCGTTAGAAGCTCGttattatttctatttatcaaagataTCAGccattcaattgaattattcTACTGCTAATGAATATATCATTGCTGCCATCAGAAAGGCACCTCATACAACAAACAGTTTGGGTTTCTTACAACAAGCTAATAAATTGCATTGCGTTattcaattattaatggGTGATATTCCAGAGCTATCATTTTTCCAtcaaaagaatttgaaagattctTTGTCGCCATACTATCATTTATCCAAAGCTGTCAAATTGGgtgatttgaagaaattcacACAAACGATAACAAAATATAAGACCAATTTCGTTAATGATGGAAATTATCAGTTATGTGTTAAATTAAGATCCAATGTTATCAAGACGGGTATCagaattatttcattaacCTACAAGAGGATCTCTCTAAAGGATATTTGCCTAAAATTACGTTTGGATTCTGAACAAACTGCCGAATATATGGTTTCTAGAGCTATTAGAGATGGTGTCATTGAAGCAACAATAAATCATGAACAAAGCTACATTGAAACTtcagaattattaaatgtttATGGTACCAATGAACCACAAAAGATGTTCGATGAGAGAATTAAATTCGTTTATCAATTACATGATGAGTGTGTTGTGGCTATGAGATACCCAGaagataagaagaagaataaaaactatcaacaagaagaatttataGATGGTGAGTTATTCGATGATTTGGATGAGTTTTCGGATATTGATGACCTAGGATTCTTATAA
- the STE24 gene encoding zinc metalloprotease (ancestral locus Anc_7.501), with protein MQRGSKRTLSSNREGKKERETESEPSKVMSLFQSLQSLLDQPGIPWKTIVLGFSIGQFAFETYLTYRQYKVLCEKKLPVALENEIDKETFEKSEEYSIAKAKFSVFSDVFGLIQQIAMIKYDLLPRLWHLGNKVALILPSRFRVVSTVAQSLWFLCVLSNLSTIVGLPLSYYQHFVLEEKFGFNKLTIKLWVIDMLKGTFLGAAIGGPVLYLFLKIFEKFQTNFIWYICLFLLVIQVLAITIIPVFIMPWFNTFTPLEDGELKESIEALAKRVEFPLDKVLVIDGSKRSSHSNAYFTGLPFTSKRIVLFDTLINTSTVEEITAVLAHEIGHWKKNHILNMLFYSQIHTLMIFSLFTTVYRNLSFYNAFGFFIGDSETLDIVSSSTTVLVDSFPIIVGFMFFNDLLTPLECGMQFLMSLISRLHEYQADAYAKGLGYTEKLCRALIVLQIKNLSTMNVDPWYSAYHYSHPTLAERLTALEYVNEKKKE; from the coding sequence CCTGGAAAACCATTGTATTGGGATTTTCAATTGGACAATTCGCATTTGAAACATATTTGACCTACCGTCAATATAAAGTTCTTTGCGAAAAGAAATTACCAGTTGCcttagaaaatgaaattgataaagaaacttttgaaaaatctgaAGAATACTCTATTGCAAAGGCTAAATTTTCCGTGTTCTCTGATGTCTTTGGATTGATCCAGCAAATTGCTATGATCAAATACGATCTGTTGCCTCGTTTATGGCATTTGGGTAACAAAGTGGCTTTGATCTTACCTTCCAGATTTAGGGTAGTCTCCACTGTGGCTCAAAGTTTATGGTTCTTATGTGTTTTGTCCAATCTGTCCACCATTGTCGGTTTACCATTGAGTTATTACCAACATTTTGTGttagaagaaaaatttggttttaataaattgacTATTAAGTTATGGGTTATTGATATGTTGAAAGGTACATTCTTAGGTGCAGCCATCGGTGGACCAGTATTGTATCTattcttgaagatttttgaaaaatttcaaactaATTTCATTTGGTACATTTGTCTTTTCCTTTTAGTCATTCAAGTGTTAGCCATTACTATTATCCCTGTTTTCATTATGCCTTGGTTTAATACTTTTACTCCATTGGAAGATGGCGAATTAAAGGAATCCATTGAAGCATTAGCCAAAAGAGTTGAATTCCCATTAGATAAGGTCTTGGTTATTGATGGTTCCAAGAGATCCTCTCATTCGAACGCTTATTTTACTGGTTTACCCTTCACAAGTAAGCGTATCGTTCTTTTTGATACATTGATTAACACTAGTACCGTTGAGGAAATAACTGCTGTTTTGGCTCATGAAATTGGccattggaagaaaaatcaCATTTTGAACATGCTTTTCTACAGTCAAATTCACACTTTAATgatcttttcattatttacTACTGTCTACCGTAATCTTTCATTCTATAATGCCTTTGGATTCTTCATTGGAGATTCAGAAACATTGGATATAGTGAGCTCCTCCACAACAGTGTTAGTTGATAGTTTCCCAATTATTGTAGGATTCatgttcttcaatgatttattaacCCCATTAGAGTGTGGTATGCAATTCTTGATGAGTTTAATTTCGAGATTACATGAATATCAAGCCGATGCATATGCAAAGGGTTTGGGTTACACTGAGAAGTTATGCCGCGCATTAATTGTTTTGCAGATTAAGAATTTGTCCACTATGAATGTGGACCCTTGGTATTCAGCATACCATTATTCGCATCCAACATTGGCTGAAAGATTGACCGCGTTGGAATACGTCAAcgagaagaagaaagaatga